From the Deltaproteobacteria bacterium genome, the window CGTCTCGAGCTCGACGCCGCGCTCGGCATGTCGCCTGCGCTGGAGCTGCACGTCACCGGTCGAATGATCTGGGATCCGATCGGCCGACTCGCGGGCGAGGATCCCGACCCGGACTTCGAGCCGATCGACCGGGCCCGGCCCGGCGGAAGCCGGAGCCTCGAGGCGGAGCTTCGCGAGGCGTACCTGGACTGGCACGGGCGCGTCGCGGGAATGCGGCTCGACGTGCGCGCCGGGAAGCAGCAGATCGTCTGGGGGCAGTCGTTCGGGCTGCGCGTGCTCGACGTGGTGAACTCGCAGGACTACCGCGAGTTCATCCTCGACGAGTTCGTCGACGCGCGCACGCCGACCTTCGCGCTGCGCGGCGACCTGGCCGCGCGCGGCTTCACGCTGCAGGCGATCGTGATGCCCGATTTCGAGCCCGACCTGCTTCCCGATCCCGAGGCCGAGTTCGCGCTCGACGCCGCCGTTCCCGGGCTGCTTCCCGGACTCGCACCGCTTCCGGACGATCCGCTCTTCGCGGGCGGCGGCCCGATCCTCATCCCGGGCGAGGACGACCGACCGAAGGACTGGCGGGCTCGCAACCTGGCCTGGGGTCTGCGCGTCTCGACGGCCGCGCGCGGCTTCGACCTGGGTCTGTACTACTGGGACCGCATCGATCCGTCGCCCGTGTACCGGCGCAGGATCGAAGCCCTCGACGTGCCCGGCTACGGGCCCGTGCCGGTGAACGTGGTCGACACCGACTACGAGCGCGTGCGCAGCGTGGGATTCTCGTTCGCGCGACCGCTCGGCGACTTCTCGCTCTGGGGCGAGGGCGCCGTGAGCCACGGGCGGGCATTCGCGAAGGACGACCTGTCGGATCCCGACGGCTGGGTTCGCCGGCCGGATCTGCAGTACGCGCTCGGGCTGGACTGGAACGCGGGCGAGAGCTGGTTCGTGAACGCGCAGTGGATCCAGTACGTGCGCATGGGACCGACGCACGGAATCGAGGTGGACCGGGCCAGGAACTTCGCGTCGCTGCTGCTGCGCGGCGAGCTCCTCGCGGAGACGCTCGTGCCGCAGCTCTTCGTGCTCTACGGCGCGAACGAGCAGGAGGCGATGCTGCGGCCGTCGCTCGAGTACCGCGCCACCGATCGCCTGTCGCTCGCGCTCGGCGTCGACCTGTTCAGCGGTCCGCGGCGCGGAATGCTCGGCCAGTACGCGCACGAACGCGACTGCGCGGCGATTCCCCTCGCGGTGCCGCTTCCCGGCGCCGGTGGCTGCGGATACACGCCGCCCGAGGGCGAGACGAGCCGCGTCTTCCTGCGCCTGCGCTACGCGTTCCTGAACACGTTCTAGGCGCCCGCCTCGCGCTGACGCCGGCCGCACCAGGGGCAGAAGCGCCAGAAGCTCTTCGTGACCGGCCAGCGGCAGCCCGTGCAGCGGTCGGCGAGCTCGGGGTGACTCCAGGGTCGCCCCGGCTTGCGCTTGCAGATCGGGCAGTAGCGCATGAACGGGCGCAGCTCACCGGCGCAGCCCCGACGCGTGCAGTGCCGCGTCGCGAGCGGGTCCGGGCGGGGCGGCCGGCCGTTGCCTCGGAAGCGCCCGGCCCAGCACCACGGACAGCTGGTCCATTCGGGGAGCACGCCTCGCTCGCAGCGCGGGCAGATCAGCGGGGCGCGGGTGATCTCGGCGAACGAGTTGTCCTTGGTCCCGCACCAGGGGCAGACGTGCATCGCCTCGGCGATCGGGCCGTTGCAGCGGCGGCAGTGGAAGCGCATGCCGAGCGCCCGGCCGTGGCGGCGGCGGAACAGGTCCATTCCTACCGCAAACGGTGTAGGCACGGGCGCGGCCGGGCGGCGGAGCTTGCGCCGCGGCACCGCGCGCTCCTGCTCCAGCTTCCGGAACGCGGCCGTGAGCGCCGCGTCGAGCTCGACCGCCGATGGGTAGCGATCGGCCGGGTCGAAGGCGCAGGCGCGGCGCAGCACCGGACGCACGGCCTCGGGCACCTTCGCGGCGAAGCGCTCGTAGCGCTCCGGCGGCCAGGGGAACGGCCAGGCGAGCAGCTTCCCGGTCAGCAGCTCGTACGCGATCACGCCCAGCGAGAAGACGTCGCTTGCGAGCGTCGGCTTTCCGTAGGCCTGCTCCGGCGCCATGTAGCCCATCGTCCCGGCGTCGGTGTAGCTGCGCGACTCGGGCCGGACGAAGCGCGAGACGCCGAAGTCGGTGATCGCCGCGTGACCGTCGGCGAAGATCAGCACGTTCTCGGGCTTCACGTCGCGGTGCATCAGCGAGAGCGAGTGCGCGTGCGCGAGCCCCGCGGCCACGTCGCGCACGATCCGCAGCGCCACCCGGCCCGAGCGCCAGGCCGGGGCGTGGTCGTAGACGTGCCCGCGCGCCAGCTCGCTCGCCATCACGAAGCGGCCGTCGATCCAGTCCGCGTTCCGCGTGGCGACGATGTTCGGATGCGAGAGCCGGCAGGCGATGCGCGCCTCCGCCTCCATCGCCTCGCGCCCGAACTCGCGCACCACCCAGTCGAACGCGATCTTCAGCGCGACGCGCCGACCCTCTACGGTGTCGCGCGCGGACCAGACGTCGGAGAACGCGCCCTTCCCGAGCCGGCGCTCGAGGCGGTACTTGCCGAGGCGCGTGCCCTTCCGCAGAACTGGCGGCAATTCGCCCTAGCCGTAGATCAGCCGCGTCAGGAACTCGGCCACGCAGCCGGGCTTGGGCTCGCCGACGATCTCGACGGTGACCTTCTGCTTGAGCTGGATCGTGTTCGGGGCGACGAGCTCCGCCTCGAGCAGCTCGCGCGTGGCGCGCACGCTCGAGCCGACCTTCACGGGCGCGGGGAAGCGCACCTTGTCGAGGCCGTAGTTCACGCCCATGACCAGGCCCTGGTACGCCTCGGGGTCCGAGGCGGGAATGCTTCCCTGCAGGAACGGGAGCAGAGAGAGCGTGAGGAAGCCGTGCGCGATGGTCACCTTGTAGGGCGAGAGCTTCGCCGACTTCTCGGGGTCGACGTGGATGAACTGGTGATCCCCGGTCGCATCCGCGAACAGGTTGATCTGGCTCTGCTCGACCTTGTGCGGCGCGCCCGGTCCGTCGACCTTTCCGATCTGCCGCTTGAAGCGCTCGAGCCCCGTCTCCGCCTTGCTGGTCATCGCATCCTCCTTCGCTGCCGCGAGAGGGTTATACACGAGCCGGGCTAGACTCGGCGAGATGAGTCCGGAATCCACGAGAGCCTGCAGCGAGGTCAGCTTCGAGAGCGGCGAGCCGCTCGCGGGGACCGCCTCCGATGCGCCCCTGTTCGCCGCCTTCTCCTGGCCGAAGGCGCTCTGGCACCACGACGACGTGGCGCTCTCCGAGGGGCTGCCCGCGGAGATCCGCGACCTCGCCGGAGCCGCGAAGCGATCGGGCCGGAAGCTGCAGCTCCGGCTGTTCCAACGCACGGGCCGCCAGGCGAATGATCCGGTCGAGCTGATCTGCGCGGACTTCCAGCGCGCGCGCACGGCGCGGATCCCCGAGCTGCCGATCGAGCGCTGCGCGGCCGCGATCTCGGAGTTCATCGCGGGTGGCGGCGCCGGGACTCCACTGGAGCGCCCGCTCCTGCTGGTCTGCACCGACGGCAAGCACGATCTGTGCTGCGGGAAGCTCGGCCGCTCGATCGTCTCGGCGCTGCGCGCCGATCCGCAGCTGGAGGTCGCAGAGGTGAGTCACCTTGGCGGGCACCGGCTCGCCGCGAACTGCCTGGCGCTCGCGTCCGGAGAGCTGTACGGGCGCGTCGCGGCCGCGGACGCGCCCGCCCTGGCCGAATCGGTCCGACACGGCCGCGTGTACCTGCCGCGCTACCGCGGGCGAACCGGGCTGGACGAGCTGGCGCAGGTCGCCGAGGCTGCGGCGCTCGCGCGCTTCCCGAACGCGACGCAGGTCCGGCCCGGAGCCCCGCGGACCGACGGCGACGCGCGAATCGTGGCCGTCGAGCTACGCGATGGGGACGTCGCGCGCCGGCTCGCGGTACGATGCGTCGCGCGCGTCTTCGAGGTCTTCGCGTCGTGCGGGGACCTCGCGCCCGAGCCGCGCGCGCGCTGGATCGCGCAGAGCGGCGAAGAGGAGAAGATCTGATGGAGACCGTCGCGCCCGAGGAAGTCGGCCTTTCGTCGCAGCGCCTGGCGCGGATCGAGCGCCACCTCGAGCGCCGCTACCTGGACCAGAAGAAGATCGCGGGCGCGCTGACGCTGGTCGCGCGGCGCGGAAAGGTGGCCCACCTCGCGCCGGTCGGGATGATGGACCGGGAGCGCGGCAAGCCGATGCGCGAGGACACGATCTTCCGCATCTACTCGATGACCAAGCCGATCACCTCCGTCGCGCTGATGACGCTGTACGAGCACGGGCACTTCGGGCTCGACGACGCGGTGCACAAGTACATCCCGTCGTTCGCCGAGCTGAGCGTCTACGAGGGCGGCAACCACCCGCTCTTCGCCACGCGCCCGATCGAGCGGCCGATGACGATCCGCGACCTGCTCACGCACACGTCCGGGTTGACCTACGGATTCATGGAGCGCACCAACGTGGATCGCGCCTACCGCAAGCTCGGCATCGGCGACCGCGGCGTCACGCTCGCCGAGACGGTCGAGAAGCTCGCCCGGCTGCCGCTCGAGTTCTCGCCCGGGACTCGCTGGAACTATTCGGTGTCGACCGACGTGATCGGCCACCTGATCGAGCGGATCTCGGGCAAGCGCCTCGACGCGTTCCTGCGCGACGAGATCTTCGCGAAGCTCGGCATGCACGACACGGGCTTCCACGTGCCCGCCGACCGGCTCGGGCGCCTGGCGACGAACTACACGCGCATGCCCGACAAGAGCGTGCGCGTCGAGGACGACCCGGCCGCGAGCGCGTACGCGGCGGAGCCCGCGTACCTGTCGGGCGGCGGCGGGCTGGTCTCGACCGCGAGCGACTACCTGCGCTTCTGCCAGATGCTGCTGAACGAGGGCGAGCTCGACGGAGAGCGGATTCTCGGGCGCAAGACGATCGAGCTGATGACCGAGAACCACCTGCCCGACGGGCGCGACATCGCCGAGCTCAACCTGGGCGGACAGTTCAGCCAGGTGACCTACAACGGTGTCGGCTTCGGGCTGGGCTTCTCCGTCACGCTCGACCTCGCGCGTGCGCAGACCGTCGGCTCGCCCGGCGAGTACGCCTGGGGCGGCGCGGCCAGCACCGCGTTCTGGATCGACCCGGCCGAGGAGCTGATCGTGATCTTCATGACCCAGTTCATGCCCTCTGGCACCTTCAACTTCCGTGGCCAGCTGAAGTCGATCATCTACCCGGCGATCATCGACTGAGCAGCGCTCGGGGATTTCGTGCCGGCGGTGCCGCGCTTCGCGGTAGAATCCCCGCATGCGTAGCCTGCCTCTCGCGCTTCTCCCGGTCTTCGCGCTGCTCTCGTCGCCGGCGGCCTCCGCGCCGATCATCGTGAACGAGTTCAACGCGGTCTCGTCGGCGAACTACCTGGACGGCGGCAACTCCGACTCGACCCTGGGGATCGTGCAGGGGAATGGCGGAGACTGGGTCGAGCTGGTCGTGATCGCGGACCACTTCGACCTGCGCGGCGGATCGCTCTCGATCCTCGAGGGTCAGCTGCCCGGACGGAGCACCACGGTCCTGACCTTCAGCCAGGACGCGCTCTGGGGCGATCTTCGGGCCGGGACGATCATCACCGTCGCCGAGGACATCGCCGACGACACGGGCTACGACCCGTTCGGCGGCGACTGGTGGATCAACGTCCAGGCCAACGCCTCCGGATCGGGCCAGTTCATCACGGCGAGCAATTTCTCGGTCTCGAACGACGACACGCAGATCACGCTCCTTGACGCGCTCTCGCAGGTCTGGTTCGGGCCCGCCGGCGAGGGCATCCAGCCGCTCACGGGGATCAACAGCCGCGAGGTCTGGAAGCTCGAGGCGGACCCGAGCGCCTCGATCACACCGACCTCGAGCTACAACGACGGCAGCTCGAGCTCGTTCGGCGCTCCGAACCTGTGGAGCGGCGGCGCGAGCGTGCAGGACTTCTCGGCGCTGCGTTCCGTGGTGGTTCCCGAGCCGGGCGCTGCGACGCTTCTCGGTGTCGCGCTCGCCGCCGGGACGCTCTTCAGCCGCCGATCTCGGCGCGGAGCTTGAGCCGCTGCTGGTAGGCGTCGCGCACCAGCTGCGCGTCGCGGACGAAATGGTCGAGCTCGGAGAGCGTCAGCGCCTGAGGCCCGTCGCAGAGCGCCTCCTCGGGGCGCGGGTGGAAGTCGACGAGCACCATGTTCGCGCCCGCGATCAAGCCCTGCGCGGTGACGTGGTGGATGTCGAGCAGACCGTCGGGCGCGACCAGCTTCTTTCCGACCGAGTGCGACGGGTCGATGCAGACGGGCATGCGCGTCAGGCGCTTCACCACCGGCACCATCGCGAAGTCGACGAAGTTGCGGTGCGGGTCGCCCAGGTTCGTCTTCATTCCGCGCAGGCCGAAGATGATCTTGTGGTTGCCGCCGCTCGCGACGTACTCGACGGCGTTCAGCGACTCCTCGAGCGTGATGCCCATGCCGCGCTTGAACAGCACCGGGAACTCCTGCTGCGCGCCGACCGACTTCAGCAGCTCGAAGTTCTGCGCGTTTCGCGTGCCGATCTGCAGCATCACGCCGGTCGGCTGACCCGAGATCTGCAGCGCGCGGCGGATCTCGTCGATCTGGGGCTCGGAGGTGATCTCCATCGCGATCACGCGGATCGCGTACTTCCCCGCGAGCTCGAAGACGAACGGCAGGCAGGCCGCCCCGTGGCCCTGGAAGTCGTACGGGCTGGTGCGCGGCTTGTAGGCTCCGGCTCGCGTGGTCTGGATTCCCGCCGTGCGGAGCGCGCGGAACGTGTCCTCGAGGTTCTGGCGCGTGTCGACGGCGCAGACCCCGGGGAAGAGGTGGAAGCCGTCCTGGCCGAAGTGCAGTCCGTTGTACTCGAAGCCGACCGACTCGGAGCGGCCCTCGTGGCGGCCGATCGTGCGGTAGCGCTCGCGGATCCGGATCACCTTCTCGACCGCGGCGATCTCTTCGAACGCCTCCGACGAGATCGTCGTCGTCGGCCCGAGCAGGTAGATCTCGGTCAACGTGCGCGTGGCGCCCTCGATCACGTGCAGCTCGGTGTGCACGTCGGGAAAGCGCTCCGCCGTGCGGATGACCTGCCGGGTCTCGGGGGAGTCGGGGCCGAACTCGGACTTCATCACGATGATCATGGGGCGCTCATCTTACTGTGATAACGTGCGCCCCCGCTAGCCGAGGGGCCTCGACACGATGCAGAGACGCCGCGCAGGACCGCTCGCTCTCGCCGCGCTCGCGCTCGCGCTCACCGCCGCGGATTCGGCAAGCGACCTGCGCGACCTCGAGGTCGAGTCCCCGCGCGCGCCCTCGCGCCTGCTCGATACGCCGCTCGCGATCTCCGTCGTGTCCTCCGAGGAGATCCAGCGCGCGAGTCCGGCGACCTCGATCGAGTCGGCCTTCGACCTGGTCCCCGGAACCTTCTCGCAGGGCGGAACGAACTTCGCGCAGGACGCGCGCGTCTCGATCCGAGGCTTCGGTTCGAGCGCGCAGTTCGGAATCCGCGGCGTCCACATGTACGTCGACGGGATTCCCTCGACGCTGCCGGACGGCCAGACCGAGGTCGACTCGCTCGAGATGGACTTCGTCGACCGGATGGAGATCCTGCGCGGGCCGATCTCGTCGCTGTACGGCGGCGGTGGCGGGGGAATCATCTCGGTCGAAACCTTCGCGCCGACGAAGCAGCCGGTCGTCCGCGCGCGCGCCACGTGGGGCAGCTACGACCTGCAGCGCTACAGCGCGCTCGCCACCGGCACCGCGGCGGACACCGGCTACGTGCTCGGGATCTCGAGCACCCGCACCGACGGATTCCGCTATCACTCCAAGGCGGAGCAGTGGAACCTGCTCGCGAAGCTCGAGCGCGAGCTCGCGGGAGGCACGGTTCTGGGGTTGTCGTTCTCGAACGTGAGCGCGCCGGTGGGCGAGGAGCCCGGCGCGCTGACCGAGTCCCAGGTCGACGACGACCGCGACCAGGCGCAGCCTGGAGCGCTCGCGTTCAATGCGCGCGAGAAGCTCGACCAGCAGAAGCTCGCGCTCACGCTGCGCCGCCCGTTCGGCGAAGGCCGGCAGCTGCGCGCGGTGCTCTGGGGTCTGCAGCGCGATTTCGCCAACGCCCTGCCCTTCAACCGGCGCGTCGACCTCGACCGCAGCGCGTGGGGCGGTTCGCTCGTCTTCGCCGACGCCTCGGGCCCCGTGCATCTGACGGCAGGCTTCGACGTCGACCTGCAGCGCGACCTGCGCGTGAACTTCCAGAACCTGGGAGGAGCGCGCGGCGACGAGACGTTCCGCCAGTCCGAGAACGTGACGACGCTGGGGCCGTGGCTCTCGGCCGAGACGCGCTTCGCGAACGGCTTCGGCGTGGTCGGCGGAGTGCGCTGGGACTGGACGAAGTTCGACTTCGGCGATCGCTTCGTGACCGCGACCAGCGGCGACGGCTCCGACGAGAAGACCTTCCGCGATCTCTCGCCGCGCTTCGGGATCTTCTGGCGCCACTCCGACGCGTTCTTCGCCTACGCGAACTACGACTCGGCCTTCCAGGTTCCGACCACGACCGAGCTTCAGACCCCGAATCCCGACGGCGGCTTCCAGAGCGACTTCGACGCCGAGAGCGCGAACGGCCTCGAGGTCGGCGCGAAGGGTCTGCTCTTCGACCGGCTCTACTACGACGTGGCGCTCTTCGCGCTGCGCGTGCGGAACGTCGCGGTTCCGTACGAGAACGCCGCGGGAGTCACCTACTACCAGGACGCGGGCGAGTCACACCGGAGCGGGCTGGAGCTCGCGCTCTCGGCCTGGCTCGCGCCGGGTCTCTCCGCGCGCGGGAGCTACACCTACGCGAGTTACCGCTATCACGACTTCGACTCCGTCGACCTCGGCTCCGGAGCCGTCGTCTCGCAGGACGGGCACCTGGAGCCGAACGCCCCGGTGAACGTGCTCGGGCTCGAGCTGCGCTGGGACCACCCGTCGGGCTTCTTCGCGATCTCGAGCCTGCGCTACTTCTCGAAGCTCTGGGTCGACGACGCGAACAGCGCCTCGGCCCCCGCGGCCACCACCACCAACCTGCGGCTCGGCTGGGACCTGCGCCGCGGCGACCTCGCGATCACGCCCTTCGTCGGCGCGCAGAACTGGACCGGCACGAAGTTCGACGACCGCATCCGGCCCAACGCGAGCTTCGGCCGCTACTACGAGCCCGCCCCGCGCGCCACGCTCTACGGCGGAGTCGAGCTGCGCTACGCGAGCGCCGCGCGCTAGACGTCCCAGCACTCGTGTAGGCTTGCCGCGGAGGGATTCGGCATGAGCGAGGTTTCAGAGCTTCCCGCCGAAGGGCTGGTCGAGCGCGTGCGCGCGCTTCTGCCGCAGATCGCCGCGGCCGCGCCCGCGGCCGAGCAGGCGCGCAAGGTCGACGACACGGTGATGAAGGGTCTGGAGGGAACGGGCGTGTTCCGCTCCTACGTGCCGCGGCGCTTCGGCGGCTACGAGATCGACATCGACACGTTCATCGACGTGGGCGTCGAGGTCGGCTCGGCCTGCACGTCGACCGGCTGGATCACCACGTTCTACGCGGAGCACAACTGGCTGCTCGGACACTTCGCGCCCGAGGCGCAGGCGGAGATCTTCGGCGCGCAGCCGTACGTGCTCGCTCCCGGCGCGATCAGCCTGAACGGGCGCGCCACGCCGGTCGAGGGCGGCCACACGCTCTCGGGACGCTGGCCCTGGGGCACCGGGATCATGCACGCGGATTGGGTGATGGTGAGCGGGTTCGTCGAGACTCCCGATCGGATGCCCCAGGCGCGGCTCTTCGTCGCGCCGCGCGAGAAGTTCGGGATCGTCGACACCTGGTACGCCTCGGGCCTGTGCGCGACGGGCAGCAACGACATCGTCGCCGAGAAGATCTTCGTGCCCTCGCACATGAGCCAGGAGCTCGCGCCGATCGGATCCGGCGAGAGCCCCGGCGCGGCGTGGCTGGGCAGCGCCACCTACCGCTACCCGATGATCCCGTTTCTGGCGCTGACGGCCGCGGCGCCGCTGGTCGGCGCCGCACGCGGCGCCACCGCGCTCTTCGAGTCGCGTCTGGGCGAGCGGCGCATGTTCGGCACCACGACGCGTCAGGGCGAGAAGCCTGCCGCGCAGATCCGGCTCGCGCACCTGCTCACCCGCGCCCGCGCGGTCGAGGATCAGCTGCGCAGCATCGGGGCGGCGATCGTGCGCTGGGCCGAGAAGGGCGACCCCTGCCCCGCCGTCGAGCGCGCGCGGCTGCGGCTCGCGGTCGCGCACGTCGTCGCCGACGCGCGTGACGTCGTCCGCGACGCGGCGGAGGCGAGCGGCGCCACGGCCCATCTCTCCAACCACCCGCTGCAGCGCTTCCTGCGCGACGTACACACAGGAGCGTCGCACGCGATCTTCGACCTGGACGGCGCGGCGGAGCTCTACGGGCGGCTGCGGCTGGGACTGGACGCGAGCGGGCTGATCTAGCTCAGCCGCGCGGGGTCAGGAACTCCTCCGCGCCGAGGTCGAGCGCGTGGCGCGCGTGGCGGCGCGCCATGCAGAGGAACATCTCGTTCCCGCGCGTCGTCTCCTGCACGATCATCGACGCCACCACGGTCACGGCGAAGCCCGCGAACGAGCCGCGCCGGTAGTCGGCCCAGCAGCGCTCCCAGTCGTAACCGCGCACGCCGAGCTCGATCAGTCGCGCGTGGTAGTCGCGCACGATCCCGCGTTCCACCGGACGGCGCACCTCGGGCAGGAGCGACGCACCGAGCAGATACGCGACGTCCGAGAGCGGCGAGCCCAATACGAAGCTCTGCCAGTCGACCGCTGTCACGCGCGGCGGCGAGCAGGTCTCGTCGATCAGCAGGTTGTCGAGCCGATAGTCGATGTGCACCACCGAGAACGGCTCCGCGGGGTACTCGAACGGCGGGCCGCTCGCGCCTGCGACCCGGCGGAGGATCCCGATCACGTCGGCGTCGAGCTCGCTGCCGTAGCGCGCGACGAAGGACGGGAGCAGTGACTCGTAGAGCGGGCGGCTCGCGCCCGACGAGCCGACCACCCA encodes:
- a CDS encoding DUF1302 domain-containing protein, giving the protein MRRALLVAASLLASSAPRADTSLELATLLETDQAFRIHSPRTLQKSQNRLELDAALGMSPALELHVTGRMIWDPIGRLAGEDPDPDFEPIDRARPGGSRSLEAELREAYLDWHGRVAGMRLDVRAGKQQIVWGQSFGLRVLDVVNSQDYREFILDEFVDARTPTFALRGDLAARGFTLQAIVMPDFEPDLLPDPEAEFALDAAVPGLLPGLAPLPDDPLFAGGGPILIPGEDDRPKDWRARNLAWGLRVSTAARGFDLGLYYWDRIDPSPVYRRRIEALDVPGYGPVPVNVVDTDYERVRSVGFSFARPLGDFSLWGEGAVSHGRAFAKDDLSDPDGWVRRPDLQYALGLDWNAGESWFVNAQWIQYVRMGPTHGIEVDRARNFASLLLRGELLAETLVPQLFVLYGANEQEAMLRPSLEYRATDRLSLALGVDLFSGPRRGMLGQYAHERDCAAIPLAVPLPGAGGCGYTPPEGETSRVFLRLRYAFLNTF
- a CDS encoding MaoC family dehydratase, which encodes MTSKAETGLERFKRQIGKVDGPGAPHKVEQSQINLFADATGDHQFIHVDPEKSAKLSPYKVTIAHGFLTLSLLPFLQGSIPASDPEAYQGLVMGVNYGLDKVRFPAPVKVGSSVRATRELLEAELVAPNTIQLKQKVTVEIVGEPKPGCVAEFLTRLIYG
- a CDS encoding beta-lactamase family protein — encoded protein: METVAPEEVGLSSQRLARIERHLERRYLDQKKIAGALTLVARRGKVAHLAPVGMMDRERGKPMREDTIFRIYSMTKPITSVALMTLYEHGHFGLDDAVHKYIPSFAELSVYEGGNHPLFATRPIERPMTIRDLLTHTSGLTYGFMERTNVDRAYRKLGIGDRGVTLAETVEKLARLPLEFSPGTRWNYSVSTDVIGHLIERISGKRLDAFLRDEIFAKLGMHDTGFHVPADRLGRLATNYTRMPDKSVRVEDDPAASAYAAEPAYLSGGGGLVSTASDYLRFCQMLLNEGELDGERILGRKTIELMTENHLPDGRDIAELNLGGQFSQVTYNGVGFGLGFSVTLDLARAQTVGSPGEYAWGGAASTAFWIDPAEELIVIFMTQFMPSGTFNFRGQLKSIIYPAIID
- a CDS encoding 3-deoxy-7-phosphoheptulonate synthase, whose translation is MIIVMKSEFGPDSPETRQVIRTAERFPDVHTELHVIEGATRTLTEIYLLGPTTTISSEAFEEIAAVEKVIRIRERYRTIGRHEGRSESVGFEYNGLHFGQDGFHLFPGVCAVDTRQNLEDTFRALRTAGIQTTRAGAYKPRTSPYDFQGHGAACLPFVFELAGKYAIRVIAMEITSEPQIDEIRRALQISGQPTGVMLQIGTRNAQNFELLKSVGAQQEFPVLFKRGMGITLEESLNAVEYVASGGNHKIIFGLRGMKTNLGDPHRNFVDFAMVPVVKRLTRMPVCIDPSHSVGKKLVAPDGLLDIHHVTAQGLIAGANMVLVDFHPRPEEALCDGPQALTLSELDHFVRDAQLVRDAYQQRLKLRAEIGG
- a CDS encoding aminoglycoside phosphotransferase, translated to MQDAIPTPENIDAVFLTRVLGSAGFGSAEVLGFTAERIGTGQLGRCYRFRLELANGGSDAPRSLVGKFPSDDAKSRETGVALGLYRKEVEFYRTLAPRLRIRTPHCYFAQVDGVGPDFALILEDMAPAIAGDQIRGCSPEVARAAALEVAGLHAPTWCDAKLREVDWVVGSSGASRPLYESLLPSFVARYGSELDADVIGILRRVAGASGPPFEYPAEPFSVVHIDYRLDNLLIDETCSPPRVTAVDWQSFVLGSPLSDVAYLLGASLLPEVRRPVERGIVRDYHARLIELGVRGYDWERCWADYRRGSFAGFAVTVVASMIVQETTRGNEMFLCMARRHARHALDLGAEEFLTPRG